The Gracilimonas sediminicola sequence ATGGGAATATCAGCCATTGGGGCCCTTTCTTGCTAAAAGCTGGGCCACTTCCGTCTCACCTTGGATTATAACGATGGAAGCTCTGGAGCCCTTCCGCACTGTATGCCCGCAGCAAGATCATAAACCTCTTGATTACCTGAATCAACCCGACCGTACCACTTTCGATATTCAGCTGGATGTGTTTCTGAAAACCGAAAACCAAAGTAAACCCCATCGAATCTGCTCCACTAACTTTAAGCATTTATACTGGACTATGGCTCAGCAGCTGGCCCACCAAACCGTTTCAGGATGTAATGTGAAACCCGGAGATTTATACGCCTCCGGCACCATCAGCGGACCTGAAGCCGATTCTTACGGTAGCATGCTTGAATTGACCCGGAACGGCACTCATCCTCTTACATTACCTTCCGGTGAAGGGCGGTCTTTTCTGGAAGACGGGGATGAAGTAATCATGAGCGGTTTTGCCCAGGGTGAAGGATTTAAAGTGGGTTTTGGGGAAGTAACCGGCAAGATTTTACCTGCTATCAAATAAGGCTATTTCAGCAAGGTCATCTTTTTGGTGAAAACTTCATCATTAATTTTCAGCCGGTAAAAGTACACTCCCGAACTCAGTCCTTGTGCGTTAAAGGGAATGGAATAAGAACCCAGCCGGTAATCCTGAGCCGTAAGCGTCTGCACTTTTCTTCCCGTGATGTCATACACCGTCAGTTCCACAAAAGCAGATCGGGGGAGATCAAAATTGATATTGGTTTCCGGGTTGAAGGGGTTGGGGTAGTTCTGATAAATTTTCACCGACTTGGGTAAATCCGCATATTCCGGATCACGAATCGTGATGGTATTGCCTTCTTTGCCAATCAGTAATTGAATTTCTCTTGTAGAGCCGCTGTTGCTGTAGTTCGCTATCACCACTCCGATTTTTTCCACTTCCTGCCAGGTTACTTCAGTGGGCACATATACCTGAGATTTATTTTCTCCGGTTGCGATCAGTTCATTCATCTCACCATTGTTCATATATAGCAAAACGCCTAATCCCACCTGGGTACTGTCGAAGTCCACGGCTACTTCAATAAAGCCATCATCACCGGCTGATGGTTCAATTTCAAAATAACGGGCGGCAAGAGGTCTTATAAAGTTCACTTCTACCGCTTCCTCAGGTACTGAATTAAACTTGGCTTCAAGATTAGCATTGGGATACTGCAACTTCTCCCCAAAACCGTAATTGTCCTGCCCCGCACGCGAACCCGAAGCAAAATGCCAAAGATGATTTCTAACAAAAGAAGTCTCAAAATCCTCTCCGCGATCCGGCAGCAGGTCAACCAACACTTCATCAATGCTCAGATTATTCTGCCCTTCTATCATTTGCCAGACATCACTCCACAATTCGTCCCCGAAATATTCACTGTAAAAAATCATCCAGCTTACATGCCAATACGCGCCGGGCGTGCCGTCTTCAGGAGCAAAAAAGATAGAGGCGGAATAAGGATCGGAAGAGTTCAGTCCATTTTTGATGTAGTTATAGTAATCGTTCACGTCGTCGTACACCACTTCTTCAAAAAGAGTGGCATCCATTTCAGCCCAGTCAAACGCCCCGGATGGAGAAGCCCATTCATTCTGAGCATACTGAATGGCATGCTTCAGCTCATGGGCAACAGTTGCATATACCGCCCCAACCTGATTTCCCAGCGGGTGAGTATTAGGTGGAAAATTCACGAAATCATTTTCCATCACTATATAGGTTTCCGGGCCTGAACCTCCCTGAAAAATGGTTTCCCCATAGTAAGAAAGGTCTTCCAGCTCTATGGTATAAGTGGTGCCGGTCGGGATGGGATCTTTAAAGCCAAGATTAATGACCTCGTGCCGGTACGAAGAATCTGCTGATTCGGCTACTAAATCCACATAATCGGGCACCCCATTTCCATCATTATCCTCAACTGAAACCGAGTCGTCGCCACTGGTTACATACACAATCTCAAATTTCCCGGATGGCGATATATAAGTTTCAAGCGCTTGTTTCTTTTTGGAAGGTGAATGACCTGACCGTATGGATTCGATCTTTGCCAATGCATCGGGAGAAATACGATCACGGTGGGCATGAAGAAACATTTCGGCCGGGGTGGCACATTTGTGAAGGGAGTTTCCCGGAAATTCATATAGCACCCTAAACTGTTCCAAAGCAGCAGTTTCAACATCCATTTCCCCTTCCGCAAAAGACCGCTGGATTTCCAGAAGATGACGAGGCGAGTCAGTCCTCGCTTGTCCTAACAATGCAGAAGGCATACTCAACAAAGCCAGAATAGTGACAACTACTCCCTTTTTAATTTGATCCCGATACTTATGCATTGTTTGGATTTTGCTTAACTTTAGGGTTCGCAAATGTTGAACGCTGTAAATCTACAGTTCTTACAATTTAAGAGAAAAAATGTACCAAGTAATACTTTATTATAATTTTGAGCCGATTGAAGATCCCGATCGTTTTTGTAAAGCCCACAAGAAGTTTTGCAAGGAAATTGAACTGAAAGGGCGGATTTATATTTCGGAAGAGGGAATAAACGGAACGGCAGCCGGCACCGAACAACAGATTGAAGAATACAAGAACTACCTGTGGTCGCTACCCGGTTTTGAAGACACTGAGTTTAAGCAGGAAGAAAGTGATTACATCCCCTTTGCCAAGCTTATCTGTAAAACAAGGGATGAAATTGTTGCCCTTCATGTAGATGATGTAAATCCTGAAAACGGAGGCAACTATCTGGACCCGGCCGAATGGCGTAAAGTGATGGAGTCTCAGGAAGACTACGTAATGATCGACGTTCGTAATAATTACGAATCCAAAATCGGGCACTTTAAAGGCGCCCTTACACCTGACGTTGACAACTTCTACGATTTTCCAAAATGGCTGGAAGAAGCCAACATCCCTAAAGACAAAAAAGTATTGATGTACTGCACCGGGGGTATTCGTTGTGAGAAGTTTTCCGTGCTGATGAAGGAAGAGGGATGGGATGATGTAAATCAGCTTCACGGCGGAATTCTCAAATATGCCAAGGAAGAAGAAGGCAAGCACTTTGAAGGCAAATGCTTTGTCTTTGACGACCGGCTGGTAGTTCCCGTAAACCCCAACGATCTGGAACCCATTGCCCGTTGTGAAATTACCGGCAAGCCTGCAGACACTTACATCAACTGTGCGAACATGGAGTGCAATAAGCTTTTTGTTTGCTCGGAAGAAGGGGCCCGGAAAATGGAAGGGTGCTGTAGTGAAGAATGTCGCCAAAGTGAATATAAGCGCCCTTTCGATCCCGAAAATGCGTTCAAGCCATTCAGAAAATGGTACAATTACTTTGGAGAAGATTTCAAGGAACGAGAAGTAAGCGCTGCCGATAAATAATTATGGCTGCATCGTTTCGCCCGGTTCGTATCGTTCCGCCTTATCCTGTTACCTACCGTTTTAAGGTAAAGTCGGAATTTGAGGGAAAATCCTTGCTGGATTTAATGCTATCCCGCTTTCCCTTTCATGGGGTAAATGTCTGGAAGACAAAAATCAATAAAGGTCATGTGGGAGTGAATGGAGAGGCAGCTGAGGCAAAGTACATCCTTTCCCTGCACGATGAGGTTTATCATCATAACCCGCATGTGATTGAACCTTCTGTGCCGGATGAAGTACAAGTTCTGGAGCAGGCCGATGACTACCTCATCGTTTACAAACCGGCTCCATTGCCCATGCATCCCGGCGGGCGGTACAACAAAAATTCGCTAACCACCATCCTTGAAGAGCAAGGCTTCAATAATCTACGCATTGTCCACCGACTGGATGCCGTCACCTCAGGACTCGTATTGTTCGCCCGCAACAAATCCTTCGCTCAACAAGCGATGATCTGCTTCAGTGAATCCAAAGTTCAAAAAACCTATTACGCGCTGGTCTCCGGAAACCCCGAAGAAAACACCGTGACCGTAGACACTCCCGTGCGGCGAAAAACAGGATTCGTGTTTGAAAGTGAATTAGGATTGAAGCATGCCAAAGAAGCCATAACCCATTTCGAAGTTTTTAAGCGCAACCAGGATTCAGCCATCGTAAAATGTACGCCAAAAACCGGCCGGACTCACCAAATCAGGCTGCATTTAGAGCAATGGGGACATCCCATTATCGACGATCCGATCTATGGACCTCACGGTGACAAAAGTAGTAAAAAAGCTCAGAAGGCCGGAATCAGTTTGCTAAACGCCGGATTGGAAATTGAGGAACTTGGGGTGAAGCGAGAGTTGGAATTTCCTGTGGGATGGTCAAAATAGTAATTAAGATACTATTCAGATTTGAACACGGTTGTTCGCTATTGCTCAAATAGAACGTTTCAAAAATCAGGTAAAACAAATTCCCTAAAGTTATCCCGATTAATTCCTTTCACGTCTTCCGAATAATTTTTGGTGAACGTTTTTGGAAATCGAATACTTCTTTTTGGATTCCATTTGAATTCAAAACCCGAAATGGCCTTTCCCGATACTTCAACATAGTCAACTTCCTGATGCTGTTTTGTTCTCCAGAAATACATGTCCGACTTATTTTTGGCATATCGCAGTTGC is a genomic window containing:
- a CDS encoding rhodanese-related sulfurtransferase yields the protein MYQVILYYNFEPIEDPDRFCKAHKKFCKEIELKGRIYISEEGINGTAAGTEQQIEEYKNYLWSLPGFEDTEFKQEESDYIPFAKLICKTRDEIVALHVDDVNPENGGNYLDPAEWRKVMESQEDYVMIDVRNNYESKIGHFKGALTPDVDNFYDFPKWLEEANIPKDKKVLMYCTGGIRCEKFSVLMKEEGWDDVNQLHGGILKYAKEEEGKHFEGKCFVFDDRLVVPVNPNDLEPIARCEITGKPADTYINCANMECNKLFVCSEEGARKMEGCCSEECRQSEYKRPFDPENAFKPFRKWYNYFGEDFKEREVSAADK
- a CDS encoding T9SS type A sorting domain-containing protein; amino-acid sequence: MHKYRDQIKKGVVVTILALLSMPSALLGQARTDSPRHLLEIQRSFAEGEMDVETAALEQFRVLYEFPGNSLHKCATPAEMFLHAHRDRISPDALAKIESIRSGHSPSKKKQALETYISPSGKFEIVYVTSGDDSVSVEDNDGNGVPDYVDLVAESADSSYRHEVINLGFKDPIPTGTTYTIELEDLSYYGETIFQGGSGPETYIVMENDFVNFPPNTHPLGNQVGAVYATVAHELKHAIQYAQNEWASPSGAFDWAEMDATLFEEVVYDDVNDYYNYIKNGLNSSDPYSASIFFAPEDGTPGAYWHVSWMIFYSEYFGDELWSDVWQMIEGQNNLSIDEVLVDLLPDRGEDFETSFVRNHLWHFASGSRAGQDNYGFGEKLQYPNANLEAKFNSVPEEAVEVNFIRPLAARYFEIEPSAGDDGFIEVAVDFDSTQVGLGVLLYMNNGEMNELIATGENKSQVYVPTEVTWQEVEKIGVVIANYSNSGSTREIQLLIGKEGNTITIRDPEYADLPKSVKIYQNYPNPFNPETNINFDLPRSAFVELTVYDITGRKVQTLTAQDYRLGSYSIPFNAQGLSSGVYFYRLKINDEVFTKKMTLLK
- a CDS encoding pseudouridine synthase, whose protein sequence is MAASFRPVRIVPPYPVTYRFKVKSEFEGKSLLDLMLSRFPFHGVNVWKTKINKGHVGVNGEAAEAKYILSLHDEVYHHNPHVIEPSVPDEVQVLEQADDYLIVYKPAPLPMHPGGRYNKNSLTTILEEQGFNNLRIVHRLDAVTSGLVLFARNKSFAQQAMICFSESKVQKTYYALVSGNPEENTVTVDTPVRRKTGFVFESELGLKHAKEAITHFEVFKRNQDSAIVKCTPKTGRTHQIRLHLEQWGHPIIDDPIYGPHGDKSSKKAQKAGISLLNAGLEIEELGVKRELEFPVGWSK